A stretch of the Chloroflexota bacterium genome encodes the following:
- a CDS encoding acyl-CoA dehydrogenase, translating into MEYFLNEQQKTVKSLARRIAEERILPIRAELDEKEEFPWEIIKSLAEADMFRVFIPEEYEGLGGGCFDLCLVIEELSRACGGIAISYAADALGCLPLIHHSTEEQKKKYLPDVASGARLTAFALTESTAGSDAGKIRTSASRQGDHYLLNGTKQFITNGGEAEIYTVIAMTDPAKGSRGASAFVVEKNTPGFSFGKKEKKIGIRSSSTRELIFRDCRIPQGNLIGREGQGFIIAVRTIDRSRPGVAAQAVGIAQGALEAAVDYARQRVQFDHPISSFQAVQHMLANMATELEAARALVYAVAKTVDSGAKDYAEEAAMAKVFASDVAIKVTVDAMQIFGGVGYMRDYPVEKMMRDAKITQIYEGTNQVLRNAIALEVLKRRGRRE; encoded by the coding sequence TTGGAGTACTTCCTGAATGAACAGCAGAAAACGGTAAAGAGCCTGGCGCGAAGAATCGCCGAAGAGCGCATACTGCCCATACGGGCGGAACTTGACGAGAAAGAAGAGTTTCCCTGGGAAATAATCAAGTCTCTGGCCGAGGCTGACATGTTCCGTGTATTCATACCGGAAGAGTACGAAGGACTGGGAGGAGGGTGTTTCGACCTCTGTCTGGTAATAGAGGAGCTGTCCCGGGCCTGTGGGGGCATTGCCATCAGCTATGCTGCCGACGCTCTGGGGTGCCTGCCCCTGATCCACCACAGCACTGAAGAGCAAAAGAAGAAATACCTTCCTGATGTGGCCAGCGGCGCAAGACTAACTGCGTTTGCCCTTACCGAATCAACCGCCGGCAGCGACGCCGGCAAAATAAGGACATCGGCTAGCCGCCAGGGCGACCACTATCTGCTAAATGGCACCAAGCAGTTCATCACCAACGGCGGCGAGGCGGAGATATACACCGTTATCGCCATGACTGATCCAGCCAAAGGTAGTCGCGGTGCTAGCGCCTTTGTGGTCGAGAAAAATACTCCTGGTTTCTCCTTCGGCAAGAAAGAAAAGAAGATAGGCATCCGCTCCTCTTCCACACGGGAGCTGATTTTTCGGGACTGCCGAATACCGCAAGGGAACCTGATCGGCAGGGAGGGGCAAGGCTTCATCATCGCTGTAAGGACAATAGACCGTTCCCGCCCGGGGGTGGCTGCCCAAGCAGTGGGCATTGCCCAAGGGGCACTGGAGGCGGCTGTGGATTATGCCCGCCAACGCGTCCAATTCGATCACCCCATTTCATCTTTCCAGGCTGTGCAGCATATGCTGGCCAACATGGCCACCGAATTGGAAGCAGCCAGAGCCCTGGTCTATGCCGTGGCGAAGACGGTTGATAGCGGGGCAAAGGACTACGCGGAGGAGGCAGCTATGGCCAAGGTGTTTGCCTCTGATGTGGCCATCAAGGTGACTGTGGATGCTATGCAGATCTTCGGTGGCGTGGGTTACATGCGCGATTACCCTGTGGAAAAGATGATGCGGGATGCCAAGATCACTCAAATATACGAGGGCACCAATCAGGTCTTGAGGAACGCCATCGCCCTGGAAGTCCTGAAGAGAAGAGGCAGGCGGGAATGA
- a CDS encoding electron transfer flavoprotein subunit beta/FixA family protein: MNVVVCIKQVPEAPTFEIDPQTNTLIRARGKMIVNPFDMYALEEGVRLKERYGGQTTAITMGPPEAHEALREAIALGIDSAILFTDPSFEGCDTLATSYVLAKAINKLGQPDLIICGRQTTDGDTGQVAPQLAEGLGLPFASYVTKIEEVTEKHMKLQRMADSGHQVIEMALPAVISVVKEINAPRLPSLRGLMQAKKAQIPNWSAQDLAVEASKVGSAGSATRVKMVFFPQRAGGSELLQGSPESQVDQLLERLRGAKVI; encoded by the coding sequence ATGAACGTAGTGGTCTGTATCAAGCAAGTGCCAGAAGCACCGACATTCGAAATTGACCCGCAAACCAATACCTTGATCAGAGCCAGGGGTAAGATGATCGTCAACCCCTTTGACATGTATGCGCTGGAAGAGGGTGTCCGGCTGAAGGAGCGATATGGTGGGCAGACCACCGCCATCACCATGGGACCGCCCGAAGCGCACGAAGCACTAAGGGAGGCGATTGCTCTTGGCATAGACAGCGCCATCCTTTTCACCGATCCCAGTTTCGAAGGTTGTGACACTCTGGCGACCTCCTATGTTCTGGCTAAGGCCATCAACAAGCTGGGGCAGCCCGATCTCATAATCTGCGGCAGGCAGACGACAGATGGGGACACCGGACAGGTAGCCCCCCAGCTTGCTGAGGGGCTGGGCCTGCCTTTTGCATCTTATGTGACTAAGATCGAAGAGGTAACAGAGAAACACATGAAGCTACAGCGGATGGCCGATAGCGGGCACCAGGTTATAGAGATGGCCCTACCGGCAGTAATCAGCGTAGTAAAAGAAATAAATGCGCCACGGCTCCCATCGCTCCGTGGGCTGATGCAGGCGAAGAAAGCCCAGATACCAAACTGGTCTGCCCAGGATCTGGCTGTGGAGGCCAGCAAGGTTGGATCGGCAGGATCTGCCACCAGGGTGAAGATGGTCTTCTTCCCGCAGAGGGCGGGAGGGAGCGAACTCCTGCAAGGTAGCCCGGAGAGCCAGGTGGACCAGTTGCTGGAGAGGCTGAGAGGGGCCAAAGTAATCTGA
- a CDS encoding electron transfer flavoprotein subunit alpha/FixB family protein, producing MNSEVWIFAEQQDNKIKSVAYELVSEGRRLADALGVALCAVCLGYQVQGIEQLVSCGADKVYLLDDPALADHDEDIYTKALTDLVRQHKPAILLAGATSLGQSFIPRVAASLQTGLAANCTGLEINPESRILLQTRPAYGGSLMATVICPEKRPQMCTIRPHVFKRGRTDESRQGQIVRVDFDKRSVTSRTKVLQMVNELTEKVKLEEADIIVCGGRGLGAAENFRIVAELAEVLDAALGSSRPPVDDGWIPYSHQIGQTGKTVSPKVYFACGISGAPQHLAGMQTSDIIVAINEDPRAPIFEVATYGIVGDLFKVVPLLTSKLKQARA from the coding sequence ATGAACTCTGAAGTCTGGATATTCGCTGAACAGCAAGATAACAAGATAAAGAGCGTGGCCTATGAGCTGGTATCGGAGGGCCGCAGGCTAGCCGATGCCCTGGGAGTGGCACTGTGTGCGGTATGCCTGGGGTATCAGGTGCAAGGTATAGAGCAACTGGTTTCTTGCGGGGCTGATAAGGTCTATCTGCTGGATGACCCTGCCTTAGCAGATCATGATGAGGACATATATACCAAAGCCCTTACCGATCTGGTGCGCCAGCATAAGCCGGCGATACTTCTGGCCGGGGCTACTTCACTGGGCCAGTCGTTTATCCCCAGAGTAGCCGCTTCATTGCAGACTGGGCTGGCCGCCAATTGCACCGGTCTGGAAATTAACCCAGAGAGCAGGATACTGCTGCAAACGCGCCCCGCCTACGGTGGCAGTCTGATGGCCACGGTGATTTGCCCAGAGAAAAGGCCCCAGATGTGCACCATCCGTCCCCATGTCTTTAAGCGGGGCAGAACAGACGAATCGCGCCAGGGACAGATAGTGCGTGTGGACTTCGATAAGCGGTCGGTCACATCGAGAACCAAAGTGCTCCAGATGGTCAATGAGTTGACCGAGAAGGTCAAGCTGGAAGAGGCTGACATTATTGTCTGCGGTGGTCGCGGGCTGGGGGCAGCGGAGAACTTCCGCATAGTGGCCGAGCTGGCCGAGGTTCTTGATGCGGCACTGGGTTCCTCCCGCCCTCCGGTGGACGATGGTTGGATCCCCTACTCACATCAGATTGGGCAGACAGGCAAGACCGTTTCGCCCAAGGTCTATTTTGCCTGCGGTATCTCCGGAGCGCCGCAGCACCTGGCTGGGATGCAGACCTCTGATATCATCGTGGCCATAAACGAGGACCCCAGAGCGCCTATCTTTGAAGTGGCTACTTACGGTATCGTGGGAGACCTCTTCAAAGTAGTGCCCCTGCTGACAAGCAAGCTGAAACAGGCCCGCGCCTAG
- a CDS encoding fructose-6-phosphate aldolase (similar to novel fructose-6-phosphate aldolase from Escherichia coli; enzyme from Methanocaldococcus janaschii shows transaldolase activity) yields the protein MEFFLDTASLKEIEFYQSLGLVDGVTTNPSLLSKEGGDPISQIKKIAQIVKGPLSVEVTYTEPRDMVKHALKLSKLAENVVVKVPASVSGLIAAQELKRENVKMNITLVFHPSQAIPFVKLAVDYVSLFVGRVEEFGLSNKEAIWQLREAIDEMESPTKLLVASVRNPDYLIEAVMAGADVLTIPPSCWQMVFKNPIFQQGEREFLESWRTLPAAARKEYESLD from the coding sequence ATGGAATTCTTCTTAGACACGGCTTCATTAAAGGAGATCGAATTCTACCAGTCACTGGGACTTGTGGACGGCGTTACCACCAACCCGTCCCTGTTATCCAAAGAAGGCGGCGACCCCATTTCTCAGATCAAGAAGATCGCTCAGATTGTCAAAGGCCCTCTGAGCGTGGAAGTTACCTATACTGAACCGCGCGACATGGTAAAGCATGCCCTCAAACTGAGTAAACTGGCTGAAAATGTGGTGGTCAAAGTCCCCGCCTCCGTGAGCGGGCTGATAGCAGCGCAGGAGTTGAAGAGGGAAAATGTCAAGATGAACATTACCCTTGTTTTCCATCCCTCGCAGGCTATCCCCTTCGTTAAGCTGGCGGTGGACTACGTTAGTCTCTTTGTGGGCAGGGTGGAGGAGTTTGGCCTGAGCAACAAAGAAGCCATCTGGCAGCTCAGGGAGGCGATAGATGAAATGGAGAGTCCCACCAAGTTGCTGGTCGCCTCGGTGCGAAATCCCGATTACCTGATCGAGGCTGTCATGGCCGGCGCCGATGTCCTCACCATTCCACCTTCTTGCTGGCAGATGGTTTTCAAGAATCCGATCTTCCAGCAGGGGGAGCGGGAATTTCTGGAAAGCTGGAGAACACTGCCGGCTGCGGCCAGAAAAGAATACGAGTCCCTGGACTGA
- a CDS encoding metal-dependent hydrolase: MLILGHMGITLGAAVLLDSALRKRPPFATSPTKQIGQAKPSWLSSIDLRILLLGSLLPDIIDKPVGTLIFPDTFGSGRIFSHTLLFLVVVILGGLYLWRRYGKTWLLVLSFGILLHLILDQIYLNPRTFLWPAYGFAFRKADISDFPGRMLDELCTNVAVYVPEIIGAAILVSFVLLLVRRGRVLAFIRSGHVEGRAGGMDLGRT; encoded by the coding sequence GTGCTGATACTGGGGCATATGGGCATTACGCTGGGTGCAGCAGTGCTGCTAGACAGTGCCTTGCGTAAGCGTCCTCCATTTGCCACCTCTCCAACCAAGCAGATTGGGCAAGCGAAGCCATCTTGGCTTTCATCCATTGACCTCAGAATTCTGCTTCTAGGCTCACTTCTTCCTGACATTATTGATAAACCCGTCGGTACACTCATTTTCCCTGATACCTTCGGCAGCGGGCGGATATTTAGCCACACGCTGCTCTTCCTCGTTGTCGTCATCCTGGGCGGGTTGTATCTTTGGCGTCGCTATGGAAAGACATGGCTACTGGTGCTTTCCTTTGGCATTCTTCTCCATCTTATCCTTGACCAGATCTATCTTAATCCTCGAACATTCCTCTGGCCAGCCTATGGTTTTGCCTTCAGAAAGGCAGATATCAGCGATTTCCCAGGGAGGATGCTAGATGAGCTTTGTACTAATGTAGCTGTATATGTGCCTGAGATCATCGGGGCGGCAATCCTGGTCTCGTTTGTTCTCTTGCTGGTGCGGCGCGGTCGCGTGCTTGCTTTCATTAGGAGCGGACATGTAGAGGGACGAGCTGGTGGTATGGATTTGGGGCGCACTTGA
- a CDS encoding flippase, giving the protein MASTGSFSEANKVTTTVQRVAKNAAALYVGQGFVALLNLLLLVFLARELGSAALGKWAFAINFTAIAAVFLDMGFDALIVREVARDRSSSSKYVGNIVIMKAVLSIVVFGLIALFATLMNFPHDTTLTVLILGVYIILNALSTVFMQIFQAFERMEYSAFLSVVGQLIITSVGLAFIFSGHGVVAVASACVIAGLFKLIVSFLLCSKRFAKPHIEIDLDFWKSAAKSGLAVAMLPVSAIISVRTDTIILSLIKTDAEVGWYNAANILPLGLGDIPMILMFALLPLMSTSFLASPGSLRTIYEKSFTYLLMLGLGMAAGMCLLSGRIIPLLYGGEFEPSIVALQILSWRLFFTFLSVPLSFTLISMNKQNQMAMAVALSAVANIILNLILIPPLSYKGAAIASLGTGAVTLTFCFYMVSKHLYRLPLHRLAIKPLVACLPMGMLIHWGESINLALLIGLAAALYFLILYLIKAVSREDIKVVREAIGGPQSGESLAKEETNNQPPTRSLNGRSQ; this is encoded by the coding sequence GTGGCAAGTACCGGTAGTTTCAGCGAGGCTAATAAGGTCACCACCACCGTTCAACGCGTAGCCAAGAATGCTGCGGCCTTGTACGTTGGTCAGGGTTTCGTAGCACTACTTAACCTTCTTCTCCTGGTTTTCTTGGCTCGAGAGTTGGGTAGCGCCGCCTTGGGCAAGTGGGCGTTCGCCATCAACTTCACCGCCATTGCCGCTGTTTTTCTGGACATGGGATTCGATGCCTTGATTGTAAGAGAGGTCGCTCGTGACAGGTCCTCTTCCTCCAAATACGTTGGCAATATCGTCATTATGAAAGCCGTGCTGTCTATCGTCGTATTTGGACTCATCGCCCTCTTCGCCACCCTGATGAACTTCCCTCATGACACCACTCTTACTGTGCTTATCCTTGGTGTCTACATCATACTCAATGCGCTTAGTACCGTTTTCATGCAGATATTCCAGGCATTCGAAAGAATGGAGTACTCTGCTTTCCTATCAGTTGTTGGTCAACTGATAATTACCTCCGTTGGCTTGGCCTTCATATTCTCGGGTCACGGTGTGGTTGCGGTAGCCTCTGCTTGTGTTATTGCAGGACTATTCAAACTGATAGTCAGTTTCCTCTTGTGTAGTAAGAGGTTCGCCAAGCCACACATTGAGATAGATCTCGACTTCTGGAAGAGTGCTGCCAAAAGCGGACTGGCTGTGGCCATGCTTCCCGTGAGCGCCATAATATCTGTTAGGACAGACACAATCATACTTTCCCTGATAAAGACCGATGCTGAAGTAGGTTGGTACAATGCAGCCAATATCTTGCCCCTGGGACTCGGCGATATACCCATGATTCTCATGTTCGCTCTCCTGCCCCTGATGTCCACCTCATTCCTCGCTTCACCCGGTTCCTTAAGGACAATCTATGAGAAATCATTCACATATCTACTCATGCTTGGCCTAGGCATGGCTGCCGGAATGTGCCTTCTCTCTGGCAGAATCATCCCTTTGCTTTATGGAGGCGAGTTCGAACCTTCTATTGTTGCCCTGCAAATACTGTCCTGGAGATTATTTTTCACCTTTCTAAGCGTACCTCTATCGTTCACCCTTATTTCCATGAACAAGCAGAATCAAATGGCAATGGCTGTAGCGTTATCCGCCGTGGCCAACATCATTCTGAACCTCATTCTCATCCCCCCCCTGAGCTATAAAGGGGCTGCGATTGCATCTTTAGGCACTGGTGCAGTCACACTCACCTTCTGCTTCTATATGGTCTCGAAGCACCTCTACAGACTGCCGCTACACAGACTGGCTATCAAGCCCCTGGTTGCTTGTCTACCAATGGGGATGCTTATCCACTGGGGTGAATCAATCAATCTGGCCCTGCTTATCGGCTTGGCTGCTGCGTTGTACTTCCTGATCCTCTATCTTATCAAAGCTGTCTCTCGAGAAGATATCAAGGTGGTTAGGGAAGCTATCGGGGGGCCGCAGTCTGGAGAATCGTTGGCCAAGGAAGAGACAAATAATCAGCCGCCGACAAGATCACTGAATGGGAGAAGCCAATAA
- a CDS encoding DUF763 domain-containing protein, with amino-acid sequence MPLHYGKAPPWLFRRMVKLAREITVFIVAEFGPEEMLRRMSDPCWFQALGCVLGFDWHSSGVTTTVCGALKEGLKGLESDLGLFVAGGKGSTSRRTPAEIEAFGNAISLDPSPLIYASRMAAKVDSAALQDGYQLYHHVFLFTKGGSWAVVQQGMNEVSRYARRYHWLGESVADLVCEPHAAICSQGRGEVLNLVASESDAARNTITSIATEQSTEGILKDIRRLKTLDLPLRHYISVEDIHPDRLSKGLLVIYDRQPKGFEELLSIEGVGPKTVRALSLISELVYGTPPSFRDPARYSFAHGGKDGYPFPVDRQTYDKSIQLLAQAVQKARVDNTEKREALRRLNMPSRGNRFA; translated from the coding sequence ATGCCTCTGCACTACGGCAAGGCTCCGCCCTGGCTATTTCGGCGGATGGTGAAGCTGGCCAGAGAGATTACTGTTTTCATCGTGGCCGAGTTCGGGCCCGAAGAGATGCTGCGCCGCATGTCAGACCCGTGCTGGTTTCAAGCCTTAGGCTGCGTGCTCGGCTTTGACTGGCATAGCAGCGGCGTCACGACCACTGTCTGCGGTGCTCTGAAGGAGGGGCTGAAGGGGCTGGAATCAGACCTGGGGCTGTTTGTCGCTGGCGGCAAGGGCAGCACTTCAAGGCGCACCCCTGCGGAAATAGAAGCCTTCGGCAATGCCATCTCCCTTGATCCTTCCCCGCTGATATATGCCAGCCGGATGGCAGCCAAGGTGGATAGTGCCGCCCTTCAGGACGGCTACCAGCTTTACCACCATGTCTTTCTTTTCACCAAGGGTGGCTCCTGGGCAGTGGTGCAGCAGGGAATGAACGAAGTCAGCCGCTACGCCCGCCGTTATCACTGGCTGGGTGAATCGGTGGCTGACCTTGTCTGCGAGCCTCATGCTGCTATCTGCTCTCAGGGGCGAGGGGAGGTGCTGAACCTAGTGGCTAGCGAAAGTGACGCGGCGCGAAACACCATCACCTCCATAGCCACGGAGCAATCGACAGAGGGAATTTTGAAAGATATCAGAAGGCTGAAGACACTGGATTTGCCACTCCGACACTACATTTCCGTAGAGGATATTCACCCCGACAGGCTGAGCAAGGGTCTGCTAGTCATTTACGATCGGCAGCCAAAGGGTTTTGAAGAGTTACTCAGCATCGAGGGAGTAGGGCCGAAGACCGTTCGGGCACTGAGCCTGATCTCGGAGTTGGTCTACGGTACCCCACCCAGCTTTCGGGACCCGGCGCGCTACAGCTTTGCCCACGGCGGGAAGGACGGTTACCCCTTCCCTGTGGACCGGCAAACCTATGACAAGAGCATCCAGCTTCTGGCCCAGGCGGTACAAAAGGCCAGGGTTGACAACACAGAAAAGAGAGAAGCCCTCCGCCGGCTGAATATGCCCTCCAGAGGAAATCGATTTGCATGA
- the leuB gene encoding 3-isopropylmalate dehydrogenase produces MKFQIAVLPGDGVGPEVVAEAVKVLQAIGQKFGHEFALRYGLVGGAAIDQSGAALTAETFKMCQECHAVLLGAVGGPKWDDPLAKIRPEDGLLALRKGLGLFANLRPVKVFPMLLDSTSLKPEVIRGVDLIVVRELTGGLYFGRPKKQWRTSRGRRAVDSMVYSEKEIERIIRVGFEIARRRRKKLTSVDKANILETSRLWRQVAMELSAEYPDVELEHMLVDACAMRLIQRPLDLDVVVTENTFGDILTDEASMLAGSMGMLPSASLAGVPGVGDSMTFGLYEPIHGSAPRRAGQNLANPIATVLSSAMMLRYSCGLDQEAETVERAVTDALERGYRTYDIMEKGKTQVGTREMGQAIMGSIQA; encoded by the coding sequence ATGAAGTTTCAAATCGCGGTATTGCCCGGTGACGGGGTTGGCCCTGAGGTAGTAGCCGAAGCGGTGAAAGTCTTGCAGGCGATTGGCCAGAAGTTTGGCCATGAATTCGCCCTTCGTTATGGGCTTGTCGGTGGTGCTGCTATTGACCAGTCTGGGGCAGCTTTGACGGCCGAGACTTTCAAGATGTGCCAGGAGTGTCACGCGGTGTTGCTCGGGGCGGTGGGCGGTCCCAAATGGGATGACCCTTTAGCCAAAATCCGTCCGGAGGATGGCCTCCTGGCGTTGCGCAAGGGGCTAGGGCTCTTCGCCAATCTCCGCCCGGTCAAGGTCTTTCCCATGCTTCTAGATTCTACCTCTCTCAAGCCCGAGGTCATTAGAGGTGTAGACCTGATAGTGGTGCGGGAACTCACCGGTGGGCTTTACTTCGGCCGGCCTAAGAAGCAGTGGCGAACCTCCAGGGGTAGACGGGCGGTGGACAGCATGGTCTACTCTGAAAAGGAGATTGAGCGCATCATAAGGGTAGGTTTTGAGATAGCCCGGAGGCGAAGGAAGAAGCTGACCTCTGTGGACAAGGCCAATATTCTGGAAACCTCGCGATTGTGGCGTCAGGTGGCTATGGAGCTTTCCGCGGAGTATCCTGATGTCGAGTTAGAACACATGCTGGTGGATGCCTGCGCCATGAGACTGATACAGCGCCCTCTTGACCTTGATGTGGTGGTAACCGAGAACACGTTCGGCGACATATTGACTGATGAAGCCTCCATGCTAGCGGGTTCTATGGGGATGCTGCCTTCGGCCAGCCTGGCGGGGGTGCCGGGGGTAGGCGACAGCATGACCTTTGGTCTCTATGAGCCAATCCACGGCAGCGCCCCGAGGAGGGCCGGGCAAAACCTGGCCAACCCTATTGCCACCGTCCTCAGTAGTGCCATGATGCTGCGCTACTCCTGTGGTCTGGATCAGGAGGCGGAGACTGTTGAGAGGGCAGTCACCGATGCCCTGGAGCGCGGCTACCGCACCTACGACATCATGGAGAAAGGGAAGACCCAGGTGGGGACGAGGGAGATGGGGCAGGCAATCATGGGGAGCATACAGGCATAA
- the leuD gene encoding 3-isopropylmalate dehydratase small subunit: MKLRGKVHKYGANVDTDAIIPARYLNTSDTDELAKHCMEDVDQQFLNKVSPEDFIVAETNFGCGSSREHAPVAIKAAGISAVIAKSFARIFFRNAINIGLPILECEEAVDETETDDVLEVELTSGEIRNVTKNKLFHAKPYPDFMLELISAGGLVEYTKKKLGTGGPHK; the protein is encoded by the coding sequence TTGAAATTGAGGGGCAAAGTACACAAATACGGTGCTAATGTGGACACGGATGCCATTATCCCGGCTCGCTATCTGAACACCTCTGACACTGACGAACTGGCCAAGCACTGCATGGAGGACGTCGACCAGCAGTTCCTCAACAAGGTGAGTCCGGAGGACTTTATTGTCGCTGAGACTAACTTCGGCTGTGGCTCCTCCAGAGAACACGCCCCGGTGGCTATCAAGGCCGCGGGTATCTCCGCCGTTATCGCCAAAAGCTTTGCCCGCATCTTCTTTCGCAATGCCATCAATATCGGCCTGCCTATTCTGGAATGCGAAGAGGCAGTAGATGAGACTGAGACCGATGACGTCCTGGAGGTGGAGTTGACCAGTGGTGAAATCAGAAACGTCACCAAGAACAAGCTATTTCATGCCAAGCCCTATCCTGATTTCATGCTGGAGTTGATTTCAGCTGGAGGGCTTGTGGAATACACCAAGAAGAAACTTGGGACGGGAGGCCCACACAAATGA
- the leuC gene encoding 3-isopropylmalate dehydratase large subunit — translation MTLAEKILAAHAGKDRVTPGELVNVKVDLVLSNDITAPIAIREFERIGVKKVFDPQKVVMVPDHFVPNKDIPSAEQAKMMRQFALKQGLVYFEVGCMGIEHVLLPEQGLVLPGDVVIGADSHTCTYGALGAFATGMGSTDIASAMACGEIWMKVPTTTKFVYHGKVGKWVEGKDLILYTIGDIGVDGALYSVMEFAGEAIEALSMDGRFAMANMAIEAGAKAGIFRVDDKTLEYVRARARRQYKVYEADEDAQYCKTIEYDVSRLEPQVAFPHLPSNTRPISQVGQIEIDQVVIGSCTNGRLEDLQVAAKILKGRLVHPRVRCIIIPGSQQVYLSALREGLIETLVQAGTVVSTPTCGPCLGGHMGVLAAGERCVSTTNRNFVGRMGSPRSEVYLANPAVAAASAILGKIASPEEAMN, via the coding sequence GCAGGCAAAGACAGAGTCACCCCTGGTGAGCTGGTAAACGTCAAAGTCGATCTGGTGCTGTCCAACGACATCACGGCTCCCATCGCCATCAGGGAATTTGAGCGCATCGGCGTAAAGAAGGTCTTTGATCCACAGAAGGTGGTGATGGTGCCCGATCACTTTGTCCCCAACAAGGACATTCCCTCGGCGGAGCAGGCCAAGATGATGCGCCAGTTCGCTCTGAAGCAGGGTCTGGTCTATTTCGAGGTGGGTTGCATGGGCATCGAGCACGTGCTCCTGCCGGAGCAGGGCCTGGTTCTCCCCGGCGATGTGGTCATCGGGGCCGATTCCCACACCTGCACCTATGGTGCCCTGGGGGCTTTCGCCACCGGCATGGGTTCCACCGACATCGCCTCCGCCATGGCCTGCGGCGAAATCTGGATGAAGGTTCCGACGACCACCAAGTTCGTTTACCACGGGAAGGTGGGCAAATGGGTGGAGGGCAAAGACCTCATCCTTTACACCATTGGGGACATCGGGGTGGATGGCGCTCTCTACTCCGTGATGGAGTTTGCCGGGGAGGCAATCGAGGCACTCTCCATGGACGGGCGCTTTGCCATGGCCAACATGGCCATCGAGGCTGGGGCAAAAGCCGGTATCTTCAGGGTGGATGACAAGACCCTGGAGTACGTCAGGGCGAGGGCCAGGCGTCAGTACAAAGTATATGAGGCAGACGAGGATGCACAATACTGCAAGACCATAGAGTACGACGTCTCCCGGCTGGAGCCGCAAGTGGCCTTCCCCCATCTACCCTCCAACACCAGGCCCATCAGCCAGGTGGGCCAGATCGAGATCGACCAGGTGGTTATCGGCAGTTGCACCAACGGCAGGTTGGAGGATCTGCAAGTGGCTGCTAAAATACTCAAGGGCAGACTGGTACATCCGAGGGTGCGCTGTATTATCATCCCCGGCTCACAGCAAGTTTATCTTAGCGCGTTACGAGAGGGGTTGATCGAGACTCTTGTTCAGGCAGGGACAGTGGTGAGCACGCCTACCTGTGGCCCATGTCTGGGCGGTCATATGGGCGTTCTGGCTGCTGGCGAGCGCTGCGTCTCCACCACTAACCGAAACTTCGTCGGCCGGATGGGAAGTCCCCGGTCCGAGGTCTACTTGGCCAACCCGGCGGTGGCCGCGGCCAGCGCCATCCTGGGCAAGATCGCCAGCCCCGAGGAGGCCATGAATTGA